One part of the Ziziphus jujuba cultivar Dongzao chromosome 2, ASM3175591v1 genome encodes these proteins:
- the LOC107415852 gene encoding legumin B, producing the protein MANVRGTSSKPGSEKIEPSAGWSDDSNSQHLLVDLPGFKTEQVQIQVLSTGNLKVSGERVTYQNKTVSFDQTYKIPAAENADMSKITAKFDGEILYVTIPKKPKEEEQKKRDEEQKEEATPSLEKKKDDVVNGLEEKNNATQQQKHEDEVVPKNKEENTQKKLEKDEVKDSEAKTQQKPKDDEVKNKEGDEKSSKKEEKKLKGNEIKRFSEEDVKKWDDDGDFLSNTVKILSQNRGILLTAVVAFSLGLLLSRRFQAGR; encoded by the exons ATGGCAAACGTTAGAGGAACAAGTAGCAAACCCGGAAGCGAAAAGATTGAACCTTCTGCAGGTTGGTCAGACGACTCAAATAGCCAACATCTTCTCGTTGATCTTCCTG GATTCAAGACAGAGCAGGTGCAAATACAAGTACTTAGCACTGGCAACCTAAAGGTCAGCGGAGAAAGGGTAACATACCAGAATAAAACTGTTAGTTTCGACCAGACCTATAAGATTCCAGCTGCAGAAAATGCAGATATGAGCAAAATCACAGCCAAATTCGATGGTGAAATTCTTTACGTTACAATCCCCAAGaaaccaaaagaagaagaacaaaaaaagagagatgaagaacaaaaagaagaagcgACTCCGAGCttagagaagaaaaaagacGACGTCGTCAATGGtcttgaagaaaaaaataatgctaCACAGCAGCAAAAACACGAAGACGAAGTAGTAccgaaaaacaaagaagaaaacacACAGAAAAAACTTGAGAAGGACGAAGTGAAAGACAGTGAAGCAAAAACACAACAAAAACCCAAAGACGATGAAgtgaaaaacaaagaaggtGACGAGAAAAGTAGcaagaaggaagagaaaaaatTGAAGGGAAATGAGATTAAGAGATTTTCCGAAGAGGATGTGAAGAAATGGGATGATGATGGAGATTTTCTAAGTAATACAGTCAAAATATTGAGCCAAAACAGAGGGATTTTATTAACGGCTGTGGTTGCATTTTCATTAGGGCTCTTGCTATCCCGTAGGTTCCAAGCTGGACGTTGA
- the LOC107415842 gene encoding pectate lyase, producing MEEDAKPKLLILCLLLVAFFPALMANIAEFDEVWQNRAREAKKASRAAYNPHPEQVTQNFNKEVHKALDGLNSTRRSLNKYSGPCMATNPIDRCWRCDKNWATNRKRLADCALGFGHKATGGKAGEIYVVTDSSDDDLLNPKPGTLRYAVLQPQPLWIIFAHDMIIKLSEELMVTSNKTIDGRGANVHIANGAQITLQFVKNVIIHGLHIHDNKAGNGGMIRDSVDHFGFRTHSDGDGISLFGSSDVWIDHISMWNCQDGLIDVIMASTAVTISNCHFTHHNEVLLFGGSDTYPDDEVMQVTLAFNHFGNGLVQRMPRIRWGFAHVVNNDYTHWLMYAIGGSQHPTIVSQGNRFVAPSNPFCKEVTKRGYTPESEWKSWNWSSEGDLMVNGAFFVESGSKINNLSNKDMIPAKPGTSVARLTRFAGALNCAKDKAC from the exons atggaaGAAGATGCCAAGCCTAAATTGCTAATTCTATGCCTTCTTTTGGTTGCATTCTTTCCGGCCTTGATGGCTAACATTGCAGAGTTTGATGAGGTATGGCAAAACCGAGCTCGAGAAGCCAAGAAAGCTTCCCGTGCAGCGTATAATCCGCACCCAGAACAAGTTACTCAAAATTTTAACAAGGAAGTACAcaa GGCATTGGATGGTTTAAATAGCACAAGGAGGAGCTTGAATAAATATAGTGGTCCTTGTATGGCGACAAACCCAATTGATCGTTGCTGGAGATGTGACAAAAATTGGGCTACAAACCGCAAGAGGTTAGCTGACTGTGCTTTAGGGTTCGGACATAAGGCAACAGGAGGCAAAGCAGGGGAGATCTATGTAGTCACCGATTCCTCGGACGATGACTTGTTGAACCCAAAACCAGGAACACTACGTTACGCTGTGCTCCAGCCTCAGCCCCTCTGGATCATATTTGCACACGACATGATCATTAAGCTAAGTGAAGAGCTAATGGTGACAAGCAACAAGACTATTGATGGTCGAGGTGCTAACGTCCACATTGCCAATGGCGCTCAAATCACTCTGCAGTTTGTGAAAAATGTGATCATCCATGGCCTGCATATCCATGATAATAAGGCCGGGAATGGAGGCATGATTAGGGACTCTGTCGATCACTTCGGCTTTCGAACTCACAGTGATGGTGATGGCATCTCATTGTTTGGATCCTCAGATGTTTGGATAGATCACATCTCTATGTGGAACTGCCAAGATGGACTCATCGATGTGATCATGGCGTCTACTGCCGTTACCATATCAAACTGCCATTTCACTCATCACAACGAG GTGCTATTGTTTGGTGGAAGTGATACGTATCCGGATGATGAGGTGATGCAAGTAACTCTGGCTTTCAACCATTTTGGTAACGGTTTGGTTCAGAGGATGCCAAGGATCAGGTGGGGCTTTGCCCATGTTGTCAACAATGACTATACCCATTGGCTCATGTATGCCATTGGTGGTAGCCAACATCCTACCATCGTTAGCCAGGGCAATCGGTTTGTTGCTCCATCAAACCCATTTTGTAAAGAG GTGACAAAGAGGGGCTATACACCTGAGAGTGAGTGGAAATCATGGAATTGGAGTTCCGAGGGGGATCTTATGGTGAATGGAGCGTTCTTTGTTGAATCTGGAAGCAAAATTAACAATCTCTCCAATAAGGATATGATCCCTGCCAAGCCTGGCACATCTGTGGCCAGGCTCACAAGATTTGCAGGTGCTCTTAACTGTGCTAAAGATAAGGCATGTTAA
- the LOC107415861 gene encoding protein QUIRKY: MTTTPSHPQSQSQYQYQSQPQPQPQSSPLQQQQQQQQQQQQQQQQQPPPPQQPRAVHKLLVVVVDARDLLPKDGQGSSSPYVLVDFDGQRRRTSTKYRDLNPVWNEALEFIVSDPENMDYEELEVEVYNDKRYGSASGSARKNHFLGRLKLYGSQFSKRGEEGLVYYPLEKRSVFSWIRGEIGLRICYYDELEFDESALQQPPPEDVPQEKPKSPTPTVVEESRAFEVPHPMVEPPGGFPDAVEHLPPVVVIQESPPPVVHYQADPPAQETVGGPPQQEMQYPPPEVRKMETRRGERIRVLKRPNGDNIYSPRIIAGKFGGRGDHNHNKTAPERIHPYDLVEPMQYLYIRIVKARGLAPNESPYVKLRTSNHFVKSKPAIHRPGEPTDSPEWKQVFALGHNRPDSASTTLEISVWDSPSEHFLGGVCFDLSDVPVRDPPDSPLAPQWYRLEGGAGDQNSCRVSGDIQLSVWIGTQADDAFPEAWNSDAPYVAHTRSKVYQSPKLWYLRVTIMDAQDLHIAPNLPPLTAPEIRIKAQLGFQSVRTRRGFMNNHSASFHWNEDLLFVAGEPLEDSLILFVEDRTTKDPMLLGHVRVPVSSIEQRYDERYVASKWLALECGGGGCGSYCGRIHLRLCLEGGYHVLDEAAHVCSDFRPTAKQLWKPAIGIMELGILGARGLLPMKSKGGGKGSTDAYCVAKYGKKWVRTRTITDSFDPRWNEQYTWQVFDPCTVLTIGVFDNWRMFADVSEEMPDNRIGKVRIRVSTLESNKVYTNSYPLLVLSRTGLKKMGEIELAVRFVCPSLLPDTCLVYGQPLLPKMHYLRPLGVAQQEALRGAATKMVAAWLCRSEPPLGPEVVRYMLDADSHTWSMRKSKANWFRIVAVLAWAVGLAKWLDDIRRWRNPVTTVLVHILYLVLVWYPDLIVPTGFLYVFLIGVWYYRFRPKIPAGMDIRLSHADAVDPDELDEEFDTIPSSKPPDIIRIRYDRLRMLAARVQTVLGDFATQGERLQALVSWRDPRATKLFIGVCLAITMVLYVVPPKMVAVALGFYYLRHPMFRDPMPPASLNFFRRLPSLSDRLM, from the coding sequence ATGACTACGACGCCGTCTCATCCTCAGTCTCAGTCTCAGTATCAGTATCAGTCTCAGCCTCAGCCTCAGCCACAGTCATCCCcactacaacaacaacaacaacagcaacagcaacaacaacaacaacaacaacaacaaccaccaCCACCCCAACAGCCGAGAGCTGTCCACAAGCTCCTCGTCGTTGTGGTCGATGCTCGTGACCTTCTTCCCAAAGACGGCCAAGGAAGCTCAAGCCCATACGTCCTTGTAGATTTCGATGGCCAAAGGAGACGGACTTCCACAAAATACAGAGACCTCAACCCAGTATGGAACGAAGCCCTCGAGTTCATCGTCTCCGATCCCGAAAACATGGATTACGAGGAGCTCGAGGTCGAGGTTTACAACGACAAGAGGTACGGAAGCGCCAGTGGCAGTGCCAGGAAGAACCACTTCTTGGGGAGGCTCAAGCTTTACGGAAGCCAGTTCTCCAAACGTGGCGAAGAAGGTCTGGTGTATTACCCACTGGAGAAGAGAAGCGTCTTCAGCTGGATTAGGGGCGAGATTGGGTTGAGGATTTGTTACTACGACGAATTGGAGTTTGATGAATCGGCTCTACAGCAGCCTCCGCCCGAAGATGTTCCGCAGGAGAAACCGAAATCTCCGACGCCTACGGTCGTCGAGGAAAGCAGAGCGTTCGAAGTTCCTCATCCGATGGTGGAACCTCCCGGAGGTTTTCCCGATGCTGTCGAGCACTTACCTCCGGTAGTCGTTATCCAAGAATCGCCGCCGCCTGTGGTGCATTACCAGGCTGATCCACCTGCGCAGGAGACGGTGGGTGGTCCGCCGCAGCAGGAGATGCAGTATCCGCCGCCGGAGGTGAGGAAGATGGAGACTCGGAGAGGTGAAAGGATTAGGGTCTTAAAGAGGCCCAACGGAGACAATATTTACTCTCCTCGGATCATCGCCGGGAAATTCGGAGGACGAGGAGATCATAACCATAATAAGACGGCGCCGGAGAGGATCCATCCATACGATCTCGTGGAGCCCATGCAGTACCTTTACATCAGGATCGTCAAGGCTCGAGGTCTCGCACCGAATGAGAGTCCGTACGTGAAGCTCCGTACGTCCAACCACTTCGTGAAATCGAAGCCGGCTATCCACCGTCCCGGAGAACCAACCGACTCGCCGGAGTGGAAGCAGGTCTTCGCCCTCGGTCACAACAGGCCCGATTCGGCCTCCACGACGTTAGAGATCTCCGTCTGGGATTCACCGTCGGAGCACTTCCTAGGCGGCGTGTGCTTCGACCTCTCCGACGTCCCCGTACGCGATCCTCCAGACAGTCCTTTGGCTCCGCAATGGTACAGACTAGAAGGCGGCGCAGGAGATCAGAATTCCTGTAGAGTCTCCGGCGACATCCAGCTTTCCGTTTGGATAGGAACCCAAGCCGACGATGCGTTCCCAGAAGCATGGAACTCCGACGCTCCGTACGTGGCGCACACGCGCTCGAAGGTTTATCAGTCTCCAAAACTGTGGTACCTGAGAGTGACGATAATGGATGCTCAAGACCTCCACATTGCTCCGAATCTACCTCCATTGACGGCCCCAGAGATCCGAATCAAAGCGCAGCTAGGGTTTCAATCGGTGAGAACAAGACGAGGGTTCATGAACAACCACAGTGCGTCGTTTCACTGGAACGAGGACCTTTTATTCGTCGCCGGTGAGCCTCTGGAAGACTCGCTGATCCTTTTCGTGGAGGACCGTACTACTAAAGATCCAATGCTTCTCGGCCACGTCCGTGTTCCCGTGAGCTCGATCGAGCAACGGTACGATGAGCGCTACGTGGCATCAAAGTGGTTAGCATTGGAATGCGGTGGGGGAGGATGTGGGTCCTACTGTGGTAGAATCCATCTCAGGCTATGCTTGGAAGGCGGTTATCACGTGCTGGACGAAGCGGCGCACGTGTGCAGCGACTTTCGGCCAACGGCTAAGCAGCTGTGGAAGCCGGCTATTGGAATCATGGAGCTTGGAATCCTGGGAGCTCGTGGATTGCTCCCCATGAAATCCAAAGGTGGAGGTAAAGGGTCCACGGACGCTTACTGTGTGGCCAAGTATGGGAAAAAATGGGTCCGCACGAGAACAATCACTGACAGCTTCGATCCACGATGGAACGAGCAGTACACGTGGCAGGTCTTTGATCCATGTACGGTCCTGACCATCGGTGTGTTTGACAACTGGCGGATGTTTGCTGACGTGTCTGAGGAAATGCCCGATAACCGAATAGGGAAAGTTCGGATCCGGGTATCCACATTGGAGAGCAACAAGGTGTATACCAATTCGTATCCGTTACTGGTTTTGTCGAGAACCGGGTTGAAGAAAATGGGCGAGATTGAATTGGCAGTCCGATTCGTTTGCCCGTCTTTGTTGCCGGATACCTGCTTGGTTTACGGGCAGCCATTGTTGCCGAAAATGCACTATCTGCGACCTCTTGGTGTGGCTCAACAGGAAGCTTTGCGCGGAGCCGCCACGAAAATGGTGGCGGCCTGGCTCTGTAGGTCCGAACCGCCATTGGGTCCGGAAGTAGTCCGGTACATGTTGGATGCGGATTCTCACACATGGAGCATGAGGAAGAGCAAAGCCAATTGGTTTCGGATCGTGGCGGTTCTTGCTTGGGCGGTCGGGTTGGCAAAATGGTTGGATGATATCAGAAGATGGAGAAACCCGGTAACCACGGTACTTGTCCATATCTTATATTTGGTGCTTGTTTGGTACCCTGATTTGATTGTCCCAACTGGGTTTCTATACGTGTTCTTGATCGGTGTTTGGTATTATCGATTCCGACCCAAGATACCAGCGGGTATGGATATCCGATTGTCCCATGCGGATGCTGTTGACCCGGATGAGCTTGATGAGGAATTTGATACAATCCCAAGTTCTAAACCACCggatataataagaataagataTGACAGGTTAAGGATGTTGGCAGCCCGTGTCCAAACAGTGCTGGGTGATTTTGCAACACAAGGAGAGAGACTCCAAGCCTTGGTGAGTTGGAGGGACCCAAGAGCTACAAAATTGTTCATTGGGGTGTGCCTGGCTATCACTATGGTACTCTATGTGGTGCCaccaaaaatggtggctgtggcaCTTGGTTTTTACTATCTACGCCACCCCATGTTTCGGGACCCAATGCCGCCGGCTAGTTTGAACTTTTTCCGGCGGCTACCCAGCTTGTCAGACCGGTTAATGTAG